Below is a window of Enterobacter kobei DNA.
TTCCGTACTCTTGTTTAGTGTGATTGTGACAAGCGTTTTACCGCCGTCTGTAAAGCGTATGTATAACCGTCAGCGCCTAATCCGCAGATGACGCCAGCAGCGATATCGGAGAGATAGGAGTGATGGCGAAACGGCTCACGCGCATGCACGTTGCTCAGGTGGATCTCGATAAACGGGATACTCACGGCGAGCAGGGCATCGCGAAGCGCGACGCTGGTGTGCGTAAACGCGGCCGGATTGATCAGGATATAGTCGACATTGTCTTTAGCCTGATGAATACGGTCGATGAGTTCGTACTCCGCGTTTGACTGTAAATGCGAAAGAGACACGTTGAGCGCCTCGGCTTCCTGGCTTAAAGTCGTAACAATTTCGTTAAGCGTAAGGGTGCCATACTTCTCTGGCTCGCGTGTGCCCAGCATATTCAGATTAGGGCCGTTTAAGAGCAAAATGTGCAACTTGTCCGCCATCGTGCTGCTATCTCCTGCAATACTCCGGTAAAATACAAAATATACCTTCGTTGCCCGGTTGTCACCTTTTCAGAGTCCTAAAAACCCTGTCGGCAAAACCAAAGTCGCACATTATAACGATTTCGTAGCATTTGGCAGCTAAATACTGGTCTTATCAGGGAAGATTATCAACCGCTATCCAGTAAATGGCAGCGGATGACAGAAGAACTGCGGGAAAGTGCACAGAACCATACACTATTGCCACCATTGACGGAACTTCTTGTAACGCCAGGCTAAAAGCACCAGCGCGGCGGCAGCATAGAGGATCGGTTGCGGAGATAACACCTTTACGGACCACAGATAATGAATGGGAGCGAGGATCGCCACCAGATAAACGAAATTGTGCAGACGTTGCCAGTTTCTGCCCATTTTTCGCATCAGTGCCTGAGTTGAAGTCAGCGCCATCGCCAGCAGGATCAGCCAGCTAATACCGCCGAGCGTCAGATAAGGACGGGACACCAGTTCCTGGCCCAGCAGGCCGAGATTATTGATACCCAACTCCAGCATGACGTAACTCACCAGGTGCAGAGTGGCCCACGCAAAACACCACAGCCCCAGCAGACGGCGAGTGCGGATCAGCAACGGTTGCTTTGCATAGCGGGCCAGCGGCGTGATCAGCAGCGAGCCGAGCAGGAATTTTAACGCCATCCTGCCGGTAAAATGTTGAATATCTTTCGCTGGATCGGCACTGAAATAGCCCTGGCTGGCCGCCCAGAAAAGCCACAGCAGCGGTAACAGCCCGGCAAGATGCAGCACCACTTTCAGCCACGTCACCTGTTTTGCCGTCAAACGCATTTAAAAATTCTCCCGCAGATCCATGCCTTTATACAGTGACGCCACTTCATCGGCATAGCCATTAAACAACAACGTTGGCTGACGATTGACATCCAGCACGCCGCCGGAACCAATAAAACGTTCCGTAGCCTGCGACCAGCGTGGATGATCGACATGGGGATTCACGTTGGCAAAAAAGCCGTATTCGTTGGGTGCCGACAGATTCCAGGTAGTAGGGGGCCGTTCGCGGGTCAGCTTAATGCTGACAATGGATTTAATGCCCTTAAAACCATATTTCCACGGCACGGTCAGGCGTACCGGCGCACCGTTTTGCGGCGGCAGGGCTTTACCGTAGACGCCGACGGTTAACAGCGTCAGCGGATGCATGGCTTCATCTATACGCAGCCCTTCAACATAGGGATACTTCAGGCCACCGCCGATAAAGCGATCTTTCTGACCGGGCATCTCGTCAGGAGAATATAAGGTTTCGAAGGCCACATACTTCGCATTGCTGGTGGGTTCGACCAGCGCGAGTAACTTGTGCAGCGGAAAGCCGATCCACGGCACAACCATGGACCAGGCCTCCACGCAGCGCATACGGTAAATGCGCTCCTCAAGCGGAAAACGGGTAGTCAACGCATCATGATCAAGGGTCAGTGGTTTTGCCACTTCGCCGCTGATGGTCAGCGTCCAGGGATCGGTTTTCATGCTGCCGGCGTTTGCCGCCGGGTCGGCCTTATCGAGGCCAAATTCGTAAAAATTATTGTAACCCGTAACTTTTTCTTCGGGCGTCAGAGAAAGTTTACTCTGCCATTCATCAGGTTTATTAAAGTCCAGCGGCTTCCCGGCGGGGGCTTTGGGACGATCGTTACCTTTGAACCAGCTCAGCAGATCAGCATGGGCTGCAGAGGAAAGAGAAAGGGCCGTAGCGCTGATGCCCAGCGTTTTTAATACCTGACGTCGTTGCAGCATAAATACCGATTCTGCCGTGACATCTGCTTCTGTTAGTTTTCGTGGTTTCATCACATCCTCCGTCTGCTTTATATAAGCATGACGGATGAGTTGCGCCAGCGCGAGTGTGTTACCAAAATTTGCCTGCTAACTTTTGTTTGATAGTATCCCGTTTCCTGCTGCAAGTTAGCGCTTACTCTACACTATGTCATGACGGCACAAAGCGCCCTTCAACCTACGGAGTTAACTCAGGGATGCGATTAACGACGAAATTTTCAGCCTTTGTCACGCTGCTTACCGGGCTGGCAATTATTGTTACCCTGATAGGTTGTTCATTCAGCTTTTATTCTGCCATTCAGAACAAAATCAGCAACCGCGTGCAGTCGGTGGCGACCATTATTGATAGCCGCCTCGTATCAACGCCGGTAAATGTCCTCAGCAAACAGCTCAATGAAATCATGGTGCCGGTGGATATTGCCCGCATCGTCATCCGGCGGGGCGATCACACGCTGATCAATCAGACGGCAAAAGATGTCTATCGCCCGCAGGGCAGCACCACGCAATATCGTGAAATCACCATCCACTCGCTGAAAAACCCCGGCATGACGATCTCGATGCAGTATCAGGATCCGATGGTTAACTACTTCCATTCCCTGCTGGCTACCGCGCCGTTAACCCTTGCTATCGGCTTTATGGTGATCATTATTTTTCTGGCGGTGCGCTGGCTGCGGCGACAGCTCGCCGGGCAGGAACTGCTGGAAAACCGCTCGGTCAGGATCCTTAACGGTGAGCGCGGAGCCCAGGTGCGCGGTAGCGTTCATGAATGGCCGTCGCGCACCAGCAGCGCACTGGATGTCTTGTTAACGGAGATCCAGAGCGCGGCGGACCAGCGCAGTCATATGGATACGCTGATCCGCTCCTATGTCGCACAGGACACCAAAACGGGGCTCAGCAACCGACTGTTCTTTGATAACCAACTGGCGACGCTGCTGGACGATCAGGAAAACGTCGGGGCGCATGGCGTAGTGATGTTGATCCGTTTGCCAGATTTTGATTCTCTGCGCGATAAATGGGGCGCGGCCGCCACCGAAGAGAATCTGTTTGTCCTCATTAATTTACTGTCCACCTTTATACTGCGTTATCCCGGCGCGCTGCTGGCCCGCTATCAGCGTAACGACTTCGCCGTCTTACTCTCGCACCGGACGTTAAAAGAGTCAGAGAGTATCGCCGCTCAGTTGCTCAAATCCGTGGATGCGCTGCCGCCGTCAAAAATGCTCGACCGGGATGACATGATCCACATCGGCATTTGCGCCTGGCGCGGCGGGCAATCTACTGAGCAGGTTATGGAACACGCCGAAGCCGCCACCCGCAATGCCGTCCTGCAGGGGGGGAACAGCTGGGCGGTGTGGGACGATAAGCTACCGGAGAAAGGGCGCGGCAATGTTCGCTGGCGTACTCTGATCGAACAAATGCTCAGCCGCGGCGGTCCACGCTTTTACCAGAAACCCGCCGTTACCCGCGATGGACGGGTGCACCACAGGGAACTGATGTGCCGTATTTTTGATGGCGATCAGGAGGTGATCCCCGCGGAATATATGCCCATGGTGTTGCAGTTTGGCCTCGCGGAGGAGTATGACCGCCAGCAGATCTCCCGGCTGATACCCTTCTTACGTTTCTGGCCTGAAGAGAGCCTTGCACTGCCGATCACCGTAGAGGCGCTGATCCGCCCGCAATTCCAGCGCTGGCTGCGGGATACGCTGATGCAATGTGAAAAATCACAGCGGAAACGGATTATTTTTGAACTTGCAGAGGCAGATGTTTGTCAACACATCAGCCGCTTACAGCCGGTCGTGCGATTAATGACAGCATTAGGCGCACGGATCGTTGTGGCGCAGGCGGGTTTAACGCTGGTGAGTACCAGCTGGATCAAGGCGCTGGATGTCGAATTGTTGAAGCTCCATCCGAGTCTGGTCCGTAATATTGGCAAGCGCACTGAAAACCAGCTGCTGGTACAGAGTCTGGTTGAGGCGTGTAAGGGAACGCAGACGCGTGTCTTCGCCACCGGGATCCGGTCGAAAAGCGAATGGCAGACCCTGGTTGAGCGCGGAGTGGCAGGCGGACAGGGCGATTTTTTTGCCTCGTCGATGCCGCTTGACACAGAAGTGAAAAAATATTCACAAAGATACTCTGTTTGACCTGCCGTTTGACGTTATTTCACGTAGAATAACGCGCGCTGTATCTTGTGGGGGTGTGCATGTCTGCCCGCCAGTTCGTGCAGTAAAAAAGCCAGTGAATGACCTTAGACTGGTTGCAAAGTGATAGCGAGGAACGCTGCGGTCTCTATCTGTCCTGAAGGAGTCAGGTCGATTTGTAACTCAAGGACACAAACTGCACTAATTTTCACCGTAGCCGTCGATTTTTGCGCCTTGTCGCTGCTGCGTGTGGTTGGTAAAGTAAGCGGATTTTATTTTTCCGCCCCAGCTTTCAGGATTATCCCTCAGTATGTTGAAAAAATTTCGTGGCATGTTTTCCAATGACTTGTCCATTGACCTGGGTACCGCGAATACCCTTATTTATGTAAAAGGACAAGGCATCGTATTGAATGAGCCTTCGGTTGTGGCTATTCGTCAGGATCGTGCTGGTTCCCCGAAAAGCGTCGCTGCGGTTGGTCATGAAGCTAAACAGATGCTTGGCCGTACGCCGGGAAACATTGCGGCTATTCGCCCGATGAAAGACGGCGTTATCGCTGACTTCTTCGTGACGGAAAAAATGCTGCAGCACTTCATCAAACAGGTGCACAGCAACAGCTTTATGCGTCCAAGCCCGCGTGTGCTGGTGTGTGTGCCGGTTGGCGCAACCCAGGTTGAGCGTCGTGCTATCCGCGAATCCGCACAAGGCGCAGGCGCCCGTGAAGTCTTTCTGATCGAAGAGCCGATGGCTGCCGCAATTGGTGCTGGCCTGCCGGTCTCAGAAGCAACGGGTTCCATGGTAGTGGATATCGGTGGCGGTACTACGGAAGTGGCCGTTATCTCCCTGAACGGCGTGGTGTACTCCTCGTCTGTGCGTATCGGCGGCGACCGCTTCGATGAAGCCATCATTAATTATGTGCGTCGTAACTACGGCTCGCTGATTGGTGAAGCAACAGCTGAGCGTATCAAGCATGAAATTGGTTCGGCTTACCCGGGTGACGAAGTGCGCGAAATCGAAGTGCGTGGTCGTAATCTGGCAGAAGGCGTGCCGCGCGGCTTTACCCTGAACTCTAACGAAATCCTTGAAGCGCTGCAGGAACCGCTGACGGGTATCGTCAGCGCGGTAATGGTTGCACTGGAACAGTGCCCGCCGGAACTGGCTTCTGACATCTCCGAGCGCGGTATGGTGTTGACCGGTGGCGGCGCGTTGCTGCGTAACCTTGACCGCCTGTTAATGGAAGAGACAGGTATTCCTGTCGTAGTTGCAGAAGATCCATTGACTTGCGTCGCGCGTGGCGGCGGCAAGGCGCTGGAAATGATCGACATGCACGGCGGCGATTTGTTCAGCGAAGAATAGTCGGCGTCAGATCCGAAGCGGCGGTGACGCGGCTTCGGATCTGTCCGGCCTGAGAATACGCATAGCCTATGAAGCCAATTTTTAGCCGTGGCCCGTCGCTACAGATTCGCCTTATCCTGGCGGTACTGGTTGCGCTTGGTGTCATTATCGCCGACAGCCGCCTGGGTGCGTTCAGTCAGATCCGAACGTACATGGATACCGCCGTCAGTCCTTTCTACTTTGTCTCAAATGGTCCCCGTGCCTTACTCGACAGCGTATCGCAAACGCTGGCTTCACGTGACCAACTCGAACTTGAAAACCGGGCGCTGCGCCAGGAACTGCTGCTGAAAAACAGCGAGCTGCTGATGTTGGGGCAGTACAAACAGGAGAACGCGCGTCTGCGCGAGCTGCTGGGTTCACCGCTGCGCCAGGATGAACAAAAGATGGTGACGCAGGTCATCTCGACGGTTAATGACCCTTACAGCGATCAGGTGGTTATCGATAAAGGCAGCGTGAACGGCGTTTACGAAGGCCAGCCGGTGATCAGCGATAAGGGCGTGGTCGGCCAGGTGGTCGCCGTGGCGAAACTCACCAGCCGCGTGCTGCTGATCTGTGATGCCACCCACGCGCTGCCTATCCAGGTTTTGCGTAACGATATCCGCGTCATTGCGGCCGGTAACGGCTGTACCGACGATCTGCAACTGGAGCACCTGCCCGCCAATACCGATATCCGTGTCGGCGACGTGCTGGTCACCTCCGGTCTGGGCGGACGTTTCCCGGAAGGCTATCCGGTGGGTGTCGTGTCGTCTGTTAAGCTGGATACGCAACGGGCTTATACCGTGATCCAGGCGCGACCGACCGCAGGTTTACAGCGTTTACGCTATCTGCTGCTGCTGTGGGGTGCCGACCGTAATGGGGCTAACCCGATGACGCCGGAAGAGGTACATCGCGTTGCCAACGAACGTCTGATGCAGATGATGCCTCAGGTATTACCTGCGCCTGACTCGATGGGGCCGCCTGCGCCCGTGCCTGCACCTGCAACCGGGCTGTCTCAGCCTGCGGGTACAGCGCCGGGAGGACAATAGTGGCCAGTTATCGTAGCCAGGGACGCTGGGTGATCTGGCTCTCGTTTCTCATCGCGCTTTTGTTGCAGATTATGCCCTGGCCGGATGACATCATTGCCTACCGGCCTAACTGGGTACTGCTGATCCTGCTCTACTGGATCCTCGCCCTGCCGCACCGCGTGAATGTGGGTACAGGTTTAGCCGTAGGTGCCATACTGGATCTCATCAGCGGTTCGACGCTTGGCGTGCGGGCCCTGTCGCTGAGCATCATTGCTTACCTCGTGGCATTCAAATTCCAGCTTTTCCGTAACCTTGCGCTCTGGCAGCAGGCGCTGGTGGTGATGTTGCTGTCGCTTGCCACTGAGGTGATCGTGTTCTGGGCTGAGTTCCTGGTGATCAACGTCTCTTTCAGACCCGAAGTGTTCTGGAGCAGCGTGGTTAACGGTGTACTCTGGCCATGGCTTTTCCTGCTGATGCGTAAAATTCGCCAGCAGTTTGCAGTGCAATAAAAGGGTGTTATGACAGATCTCTATCTCGCCTCCCGCTCTCCCCGTCGTCAGGAACTGCTCACGCAACTGGGCGTCTCATTTGAACGTATTCTGCCCGGCACAGAAGAGTGCCGACACGCGCAGGAAAGTGCGCAGCAGTACGTGGTGCGTCTGGCGCGGGAAAAAGCCCAGGCTGGCGTGGCGCAAGCTGCGCGAGATTTGCCGGTGCTCGGCGCTGACACCATTGTCATTTTAAATGGCGAAGTGCTGGAAAAACCGCAGGATACCTCTCATGCTGCTAAGATGTTGCATCAGCTTTCAGGGCAAACACACCAGGTGATGACCGCCGTGGCGTTGGCCGATCGCCAGCACATTCTTGACTGTCTGGTAGTAACAGAAGTGACATTCAGAGTACTCTCTGACGATGAGATCATGGCGTATATCGCCAGCGGTGAACCGATGGATAAAGCGGGCGGCTACGGGATCCAGGGACTGGGCGGCTGCTTTGTGCGACGCATAAACGGCAGTTACCACGCTGTTGTCGGCTTACCACTGGTAGAAACCTATGAATTGCTGAGCAATTTTAACGCACTGCGTGAGGGAAGAGATAAAGATGACGGCTGAATTGTTGGTAAACGTAACGCCATCAGAAACACGCGTGGCGTACATTGATGGCGGCATTTTGCAGGAAATTCACATTGAGCGTGAAGCGCGGCGTGGAATAGTCGGTAATATCTACAAAGGTCGCGTGAGCCGTGTGCTGCCCGGCATGCAGGCGGCTTTTGTAGATATTGGTCTCGACAAGGCGGCATTTCTACATGCTTCCGACATCATGCCGCATACGGAATGCGTGGCAGGGGAAGAGCAGAAAAACTTCACCGTCCGCGACATTTCAGAGCTGGTGCGTCAGGGACAGGATCTGATGGTGCAGGTGGTGAAAGATCCGCTCGGCACCAAAGGCGCGCGTCTGACCACTGACATCACCCTGCCATCCCGTTACCTGGTCTTTATGCCAGGCGCGTCTCACGTCGGCGTGTCCCAACGTATTGAAAGCGAAACCGAGCGCGAGCGTTTAAAGCGCGTGGTGGCTGAATATTGCGATGAGCAGGGCGGTTTTATCATCCGTACCGCCGCAGAAGGCGTGTGCGAAGACGATCTGGCTTCCGATGCGGCCTACCTTAAGCGCGTGTGGACAAAAGTCATGGAGCGCAAAAAACGCCCGCAGACGCGTTATCAGATGTATGGCGAACTGGCGCTGGCCCAGCGTGTGCTGCGCGATTTTGCCGATGCGCACCTCGATCGCATTCGCGTCGATTCCCGTCTGACTTTCGAAGCGCTGCTGGAATTCACCGCGGAATACATCCCGGAGATGACCAGTAAGCTGGAGCATTACAGTGGACGTCAGCCGATTTTCGATCTCTTTGACGTCGAAAACGAAATTCAGCGCGCGCTGGAGCGCAAGGTCGAACTAAAGTCCGGCGGTTATCTGATCATCGATCAAACGGAAGCGATGACCACCGTCGACATCAATACCGGGGCCTTTGTCGGTCACCGTAATCTTGACGACACCATCTTTAACACCAATATCGAAGCGACGCAGGCCATCGCCCGCCAGCTTCGTCTGCGCAATCTTGGCGGCATTATCATTATCGACTTCATCGATATGAATAATGAAGATCACCGCCGTCGCGTCCTGCACTCCCTGGAACAGGCGCTGAGTAAGGATCGCGTGAAAACCAGCATCAACGGTTTCTCGCAGCTCGGCCTGGTCGAGATGACCCGCAAACGCACCCGCGAAAGCGTCGAGCATGTGTTGTGCCACGAATGCCCGACCTGTCACGGCCGCGGGACGGTGAAAACCGTGGAAACCGTGTGCTATGAAATCATGCGCGAAATTGTCCGTGTGCATCATGCGTATGATTCCGATCGTTTCCTGGTCTATGCTTCTCCGGCGGTGGCGGAAGCGCTGAAAAGCGAAGAGTCCCACGCGCTGGCGGAAGTTGAAATCTTTGTCGGCAAACAGGTCAAAGTGCAGATTGAACCGCTCTATAATCAAGAGCAGTTTGATGTAGTGATGATGTAATTCGTAGCATGCTGCGACACGATCAAGGCCTGCTGAGCGGGCTGACAAGGAGAGATGCGTGAGGCGACTGCCGGGGATATTGCTGCTGACTGGGGCGACGCTGGTGGTCATCATCGCGCTGCTGGTAAGCGGCCTGCGTCTGTTGCTGCCGCATCTGGACAGCTGGCGTCCGGCTATCCTTGCGAAAATCGAATCCTCCACCGGCGTACCGGTTGAGGCAAAGCAGGCTACCGCCAACTGGCAAAATTTCGGCCCGACGCTCGACGTGCGCGGCATTCACGCCAAAATGAAAGACGGTGGCGAGGTGTCCATTGAGCGGGTCACGCTGGCGCTCGACGTCTGGCAAAGCCTGCTGCACCTGCGCTGGCAGTTCCGCGACCTCACCTTTTATCAGTTTCAGGTTCGCACCAATACCCCCCTGCAACAGAGCAATGACAGCGACGGTCTGGAAACAAACCGCCTGAGCGATCTGTTCCTCCGCCAGTTCGACCATTTCGATCTGCGCGACAGTCATATCAGTTTCCTGACCCCCTCCGGCCAGCGTGCCGAACTGGCGGTGCCGCAGCTGACGTGGCTCAACGACAAAGACCGCCATCGCGCCGAAGGCGAAGTCAGTCTCTCCAGCCTGACTGGCCAGCACGGCGTAATGAAAGTGCGTATGGATCTGCGTGACGACGAGGGGCTGCTGAACCGTGGCCGCGTATGGCTTCAGGCCGATGATATTGACGTCAAACCCTGGCTTGGCAAATGGATGCAGGACAACGTCGCCTTGCAAACGGCCCGCTTTAGCCTTGAAGGCTGGTTGACGCTGAGCAAAGGCGAAGTGTCCGGCGGGGATGTCTGGCTCAAACAGGGCGGGGCCAGCTGGAAAGGCGAGACCCAGCCGCACCGGTTGTCTGTGGATAATCTGACGGCGCACGTCAGCCGCCAGCAGCAGGGCTGGCAGTTTGATATTCCCGAAACCCGTATCACCATGGATGACAAACCCTGGCCAAAAGGCGCGCTGTCGCTGGCCTGGGTGCCAGCACAGGAAGCGGGTGGCGCGAACGGTATCCGTAGCGACGAGCTGCGGGTACGCGCCAGCCATCTTGAACTGAACGGGCTGGACGGGCTGCTGCCGATTGCCGAAAAAATTTCTCCGGCGCTTGGTGAGATCTGGCGCGCCATGCAGCCGACCGGGCTGGTGGAAAAGCTGGCGCTGGATATTCCCTTACAGGCCACCGACAAAACCCGTTTTCAGGCCAACTGGCACGATCTTGCCTGGCAACAGTGGAAAATGCTGCCGGGCGTCGAGCACTTTACCGGTACGCTTTCCGGCAGCGTGGAAGATGGCAGGCTGACCGCCAGCATCAACCAGGCCAAAATGCCGTACAAGACGGTGTTCCGTGCGCCGCTGGAAATCGAAAAGGGCGACGTTACCCTTAACTGGCTGAAAAATGAGAAAGGTTTTCAGCTTGATGGCCGACAGATTGATGTGAAAGGCACCGGCGTGCATGCGCGCGGCGATTTCCGTTATCTGCAACCCGCCGGTGCTGAACCCTGGCTTGGCATTCTGGCCGGGATCAGCACCGACGATGCCGGTCAGGCCTGGCGTTACTTCCCGGAAAACTTGATGGGGAAAGCGTTAGTGGATTACCTGAGCGGCGCCATCCAGGGCGGTCAGGTGGATAACGCGACCCTGGTCTACGGCGGCAACCCGCACCTGTTCCCGTATAAACATAACGAAGGCCAGTTTGAAGTGCTGGTGCCGCTGCGTAACGCCACCTTTGCATTCCAGCCTGGCTGGCCGGCGCTTAAAAATCTCGATATGGAGCTGGATTTCCTTAATGACGGCCTGTGGATGAAGACCGACGAAGTCAGTCTGGGCGGCGTTAAAGGCCGTAATCTGCGGGCGGTGATCCCCGATTACCTGAAGGAAAAACTGCTGATCGATGCCGATATCAGCGGGCCGGGAAAAGCGGTCGGGCCGTACTTTAACGACACGCCGCTTAAAGAATCTTTAGGCGCCACGCTGGAAGAACTTCAGCTTGATGGCGATGTAAGCGCTCGCTTACATCTTGATATTCCGCTTGATGGTGAAATGACGACGGCCAAAGGCGACGTCCGGCTGAAGAACAACAGTCTGTTCATCAAGCCGCTGAACAGCACCCTGCACAACTTAAACGGTCAGTTCAGCTTTGAGAACGGCAATCTGAAAAGCGAGCCGCTCACCGCCCGCTGGTTTAATCAGCCGCTTAACGTCAGCTTCACCACCACCGAAGGCGAGAAAGCCTATCAGGTGGCGGTGGATCTGGACGGGAACTGGCAGCCAGCCGGTATCGACGCGCTGCCGAAACAGTTACGGGATGCCGTCAGCGGTAGCGCGGCCTGGAATGGCAAGGTGGGCATTGAGCTGCCTTATCACGCCGACGCGCGCTACAACGTGGATATTAAAGGCGACTTAAAAAATATCGCCAGCCGTCTGCCGTCGCCGCTGGAAAAAGCCGCCGGTCAGCCGCTGCCGTTAACGGTAAAAGTGGACGGCGACCTGCGCCACTTCGATCTGACGGGGAAAGCAGGCAGCGACAGCCATTTCAACAGTCGTTGGTTGCTGAGTAAGAAGCTGACGCTGGATCGCGCTATCTGGACCTCGGAAAGCCGGACCCTGCCGCCACTGCCGGAAACCGCAGGCGTGGAACTGAACCTGCCGCCGCTGGATGGTGCGCAATGGCTGGCGCTGTTCCAGCAGGGCGTGGCGACAAACGTCAGTAGCGCGACGGCGTTCCCGGAAAATATCACCCTGCGCACCCCGGCTCTGACCCTTGGCGGCCAGCAGTGGAATAACCTGAGTATCGTGAAGCAGCCGGTAGCGGGCGGTTCGAAAGTTGAGGCGCAGGGGCGTGAAGTCAATGCCACCGTCACGCTGCTGGATAACGCGCCGTGGCTGGCGGCGATCCGCTATCTCTATTACAACCCGACGGCGGCCGAGCGCGATCCGCTCTCGCCGACGACGCTGCTCACCAAACGACAGATTGATTTCAGCGGCTGGCCCGATCTCCAGTTACGCTGTGCCGAGTGCTGGTTCTGGGGGCAAAAATACGGGCGGCTTGACGGTGATTTCACCATCAACGGTGATACCTTAACCCTGAAAAACGGTTTGCTGGATACCGGCTTTGCCCGTCTGACGGCGAACGGCGAATGGGTCAACCGCGCTGATGCCGAACGCACCTCTATTAAGGGACGACTGAAGGGTAACAAGGTCGACGCGGCAACCAATTTCTTTGGTGTTGTCACGCCGCTGCGGGACGCGCCTTTTGATGTTGATTACGATCTGCACTGGCGTAACCCGCCCTGGAAGCCGGAAGAGGCATCCCTCAACGGCATTTTGCGCACCCGACTTGGCAATGGTCAGATCGCCGATGTCAGCACCGGACGTGCCGGACAACTGCTGCGGCTGGTCAGCTTCGATGCGCTGCTGCGCAAGCTGCGGTTTGATTTCAGCGATACCTTCAGCGAAGGGTTCTATTTTGACTCGATCCGCAGTACCGCCTGGATCAAAGATGGCGTGATGCACACCGATGATACGCTGGTGGACGGGCTGGAAGCCGATATCGCCATGAAAGGGTCGGTGGATCTGGTTCGCCGTAAGCTTGACGTGGAAGCCGTGGTCGCGCCGGAAATCTCCGCCACCGTTGGTGTGGCGGCGGCCTTTGCGGTTAACCCCATCGTTGGCGCCGCGGTCTTTGCCGCCAGTAAAGTGCTGGGGCCATTGTGGAATAAAGTCTCCATCCTGCGCTACCAGATCACCGGCACCATGGATAAACCACAAATTAATGAAGTGCTGCGTCAGCCGCGCAGCCCGGCTAAGCAATGATTTGACGGGGGCGAGTAATTGCCTCACTCTCAATAGATATGATTTCTACCGCTAACCTGGCGGCAACCAAAGAGTAGCAACATGACGAGTTTGAATCTGGTTAGTGAACAATTGCTAACGGCGAATGGCCTGAATCATCAGGATCTGTTTTCCATTCTTGGCCAACTGGCCGAGCGCCGTCTTGATTACGGCGATCTCTATTTCCAGTCGAGCTATCACGAGTCCTGGGTTTTAGAAGACAACATTATTAAAGATGGCTCGTATCACATCGACCAGGGCGTCGGCGTGCGGGCGGTCAGCGGCGAAAAAACGGGCTTTGCTTACGCCGATCAAATCAGTCTGCTGGCGCTGGAACAGAGCGCGCAGGCGGCACGTACTATCGTGCGTGACACTGGCGATGGCAAAGTGAAAACGCTGGGCGCGGTGGAATATGGTGCGCTCTATACCAGCGTCGATCCGCTGCAAAGCATGACCCGCGAAGAGAAGCTCGACATTTTACGTCGCGTGAATGCCGTGGCTCGTGCTGCTGATTCGCGTGTACAGGAAGTGAATGCCAGCCTCACCGGCGTCTATGAACTGATCCTGGTGGCCGCCACTGACGGTACGCTGGCGGCGGATGTCCGTCCGCTGGTTCGTCTGTCAGTCAGCGTCCAGGTGG
It encodes the following:
- the aroQ gene encoding type II 3-dehydroquinate dehydratase — encoded protein: MADKLHILLLNGPNLNMLGTREPEKYGTLTLNEIVTTLSQEAEALNVSLSHLQSNAEYELIDRIHQAKDNVDYILINPAAFTHTSVALRDALLAVSIPFIEIHLSNVHAREPFRHHSYLSDIAAGVICGLGADGYTYALQTAVKRLSQSH
- the msrQ gene encoding protein-methionine-sulfoxide reductase heme-binding subunit MsrQ; this translates as MRLTAKQVTWLKVVLHLAGLLPLLWLFWAASQGYFSADPAKDIQHFTGRMALKFLLGSLLITPLARYAKQPLLIRTRRLLGLWCFAWATLHLVSYVMLELGINNLGLLGQELVSRPYLTLGGISWLILLAMALTSTQALMRKMGRNWQRLHNFVYLVAILAPIHYLWSVKVLSPQPILYAAAALVLLAWRYKKFRQWWQ
- the msrP gene encoding protein-methionine-sulfoxide reductase catalytic subunit MsrP, which codes for MKPRKLTEADVTAESVFMLQRRQVLKTLGISATALSLSSAAHADLLSWFKGNDRPKAPAGKPLDFNKPDEWQSKLSLTPEEKVTGYNNFYEFGLDKADPAANAGSMKTDPWTLTISGEVAKPLTLDHDALTTRFPLEERIYRMRCVEAWSMVVPWIGFPLHKLLALVEPTSNAKYVAFETLYSPDEMPGQKDRFIGGGLKYPYVEGLRIDEAMHPLTLLTVGVYGKALPPQNGAPVRLTVPWKYGFKGIKSIVSIKLTRERPPTTWNLSAPNEYGFFANVNPHVDHPRWSQATERFIGSGGVLDVNRQPTLLFNGYADEVASLYKGMDLRENF
- the csrD gene encoding RNase E specificity factor CsrD → MRLTTKFSAFVTLLTGLAIIVTLIGCSFSFYSAIQNKISNRVQSVATIIDSRLVSTPVNVLSKQLNEIMVPVDIARIVIRRGDHTLINQTAKDVYRPQGSTTQYREITIHSLKNPGMTISMQYQDPMVNYFHSLLATAPLTLAIGFMVIIIFLAVRWLRRQLAGQELLENRSVRILNGERGAQVRGSVHEWPSRTSSALDVLLTEIQSAADQRSHMDTLIRSYVAQDTKTGLSNRLFFDNQLATLLDDQENVGAHGVVMLIRLPDFDSLRDKWGAAATEENLFVLINLLSTFILRYPGALLARYQRNDFAVLLSHRTLKESESIAAQLLKSVDALPPSKMLDRDDMIHIGICAWRGGQSTEQVMEHAEAATRNAVLQGGNSWAVWDDKLPEKGRGNVRWRTLIEQMLSRGGPRFYQKPAVTRDGRVHHRELMCRIFDGDQEVIPAEYMPMVLQFGLAEEYDRQQISRLIPFLRFWPEESLALPITVEALIRPQFQRWLRDTLMQCEKSQRKRIIFELAEADVCQHISRLQPVVRLMTALGARIVVAQAGLTLVSTSWIKALDVELLKLHPSLVRNIGKRTENQLLVQSLVEACKGTQTRVFATGIRSKSEWQTLVERGVAGGQGDFFASSMPLDTEVKKYSQRYSV
- the mreB gene encoding rod shape-determining protein MreB, whose product is MLKKFRGMFSNDLSIDLGTANTLIYVKGQGIVLNEPSVVAIRQDRAGSPKSVAAVGHEAKQMLGRTPGNIAAIRPMKDGVIADFFVTEKMLQHFIKQVHSNSFMRPSPRVLVCVPVGATQVERRAIRESAQGAGAREVFLIEEPMAAAIGAGLPVSEATGSMVVDIGGGTTEVAVISLNGVVYSSSVRIGGDRFDEAIINYVRRNYGSLIGEATAERIKHEIGSAYPGDEVREIEVRGRNLAEGVPRGFTLNSNEILEALQEPLTGIVSAVMVALEQCPPELASDISERGMVLTGGGALLRNLDRLLMEETGIPVVVAEDPLTCVARGGGKALEMIDMHGGDLFSEE